tttgatgctgctggctcgattggcccaatgacatccatgccccaggcaacaaagggccatggtgccaacattgtatgcaattcagatagTGGGGAATAAATCAAATATCCGTGCACCTGGCATTGATggcacttacgcacaaaactgatgcaatctcgctccatagtgagccagtgataacctactcggagaatcttctttgccagaacgtgcccactcatatgcggtccacaaactccggagtgtacctcagtcatgattactgtggcctgtcttgcatctatgcatcttaacaatccaagatctagagttcttttgtataacacccctccactgaagaaaaatccgcttgccaatcgccgaattgtTCTTTtatgatcacctgtggcctgtactgGATATACTCCCATCCGGAGGTAttttttgatatcatggaaccatggctccctaccaagttcttcttctactatattacagtaagcatgctgatcacggacctgaatctgcaaagggtccacataagccttatttggatgatCTAACATTGACttcagagtggccaaagcatcggcgacttcattatgtattcttgggatatgCTTGAACTCTATCAActgaaatcgttgacaaagatcatgcaaacactatctatacggtatgagtttcaaatcccgtgtttcccactctccctgaatttggtgcaccaggaggtccgagtcacccaaaaccaagacttcctggacacccatatccacagctaacctcaaaccaaaaatacatgcctcgtactcagccatgttgttggtacagtaaaaacgaagttgagccgtaacaggatagtgctgccctattttagaaataagtaTTGGTCCTATCCTCACGCTCTTCatgtttgcagctccatcaaagaaaagtttccatccaggcTTCTCGACTTTTTCTAACTCATCAATGtgtatcacctcttcatcagggaagtaagttttaaaaggttcataatcttcatcaaccgggttctcggccagatggtctgccaaggcctgtgctttcattgcagttcgagtcacgtagaccatgtcaaactttgtgagcaggatctgccactttgtctccctgtgggcataggcttctgaaagatatacttcaatggatccaagcgagatatgagataggtagtgtaagatgacaaacaATGTTTTAGCTTCtgcgccacccaggttagggcgcaacatgacCTCTCtagctgagtgtacttgacctcgtacggtgtgaatttcttgATGAGacaatatatggcctgctccttcctgctagtgatatcatgttgacccaatacacagccgaatgaattgtccaataccgtcaaataaataatcaaaggtcgccctggttctggcaggaccaatacgggtggatttgacaaatacccttttatcCGATcgaacgcctcctgacattcatctgtccacctgaccgcagcgtctttctttaatagcttgaagatgggctcacaagttgtcatgagctgggcgatgaacctgctgatataattcaatctcctcaaaaaactcatcacctcggtcttgtttttcgaaggtggcaattcctggatggccttgacttttgatgggtccaattcaataccccggcggctgactacgaaccccagcaacattccagacggcaccccaaaagcacactttgcaggattaagcttgagattgtacctgcaaagccttcagaagaacttcttcagatccctgacatggtcagacggcttcctagacttcacgatcacatcatccacgtacaccctgtatgccaactttagccaaatggctgttttcgcaaatgcggccccttcccaatttcaagCGAATTTTTAGGCCgggggaattattttatgacccctcacaagcttgtccattcttttacgaaaataacctttcgacaactgaaaaatactctgaggctacctcggcaagaacggtttaagacatagcCGAAGCTGGatcagcttattttgaccaaaatcaaGATTGCATTCATTCGACCActgactctcttttcttgtttttcttttctcttattttcaaaaataaggccgaaccttatgtaggttgcctacatatcccacatccggtgggaatcaaaccttcgtagttcggtcagttttgacacatttgaaagaacacagtgtttgactcttttaaaaataacCCTCCCTTTTTTTGAAAACTtttgggcagagtttcaggacgCTTTTATAATACCGGGATATTTTAGAACCgggctttatttccttccctatatcactcttggttttcctctcttctttttttctctttattttccctagccggtcagcatgcaagccaaaataaataaatgttcacatagcacataggatgcatcaggatggtttgTTATTTCGGGCacatctgtcctagacggacgcaacccctgtgttgagtcccctaagtcaaatgcacatgatgcaaacaaacgttcctactagggatccggcatggggctgtgtttttctaggtttaaatcctggggttttggtctagacttggggtacccgagcggacaactggggccgaggagggggtgatgtaccgggagcactaaagtctacccggccttgtcgcttgcccaacctcgttctacttggtataatttctacagaaaaagcgggctacgcgaacatatgcaccattttcagaagactcagatgggtggcgtAAGAGACAATTATATACAATCCAtacaatattaaagcggtaaacagatagtACTTAGCACAAAAAGGTTCACAGAATATGGTAATATAAACGATAAATAAAGCCAAGCAAAATCATAttaataagctcgaattctgaaccctgaaccagagattctgggttcgatccccaacagagtcgccagagctgtcacacctccttttacctacacccctggaagggtataaatacaagggagtttttccaattaatggacaatcgaaacgggattatttcattgaaagattcagagtcgccacttgggagatttatggtgtcccaagtcaccggtttagaatcccgaatcgagaaaagattgactctgtttaacagttcgcgaactagaaatccgagtaaggaattctgttaacctgggagaaggtgttaggcactcctgagttccgtggttctagcacggtcgctttgatcatacttggcttattaaaattatttaattactgattttagatcctatgtgcatttgtctattaaccgcttttaaatcacttgattactcgtaattaaagaattgagttacgcgtacgtatactctttttctttggcgtgtcaaaaatcatgtcacgcgaatgtgtccacGATTAATGATGCTTTGTTAATTATTAGGAAGATttagccgaagttgcgcgaacgcatacctcgaattacttttagaattaaattcgcaACTATGTTACTCGAACATATACACAGTCACAATAGTAGTCTAAGTTAAGTCTAAAGCAAACCACGAGTGTTTAAGGTTATTTTATACTAAGTTAATATTAATGCGAGGGCCATGGATTATTCATATTATCCGGTATGTGTTAACTCAGAGTTACAGAATACCCCCttcccccagcttcctagaagcttcctgtTCTGTTAAGCGAAGATTCCCTCAACCAATTACCCCAAATTACCCCTCAGACATCTGATATTTACTTCAGAATTCCaaacgggtcaaattgacccaaggaCATAGACCAAATTAAATGGGCTACATTTGCGAGACAAATCAACAACAGACCAAAGCCTAATTCGTTCATTAACAACCCTAAACTCTATGAGCTTCTGAGCGATAGACCCATCAAAGTACTGGAACAATTTTTAAAACTAAGACCCTAAACTAAATTACTACTATCTTACACAAAATAGATGGAATTAACTAAACTGCTAGACTAATTAAGAAAGGACCCTGAACTTAATCATGCATGTATGACAAAACCCAGAAGCGAAAGCAGAAACAAAGAACAAAAAGATAAGCAACTAAACAAAGCGGACAAAGAAGATACCTAAACATCAACCAGAAAGCCAATTCCACAAACTTTGCAGGGCTTTTCAAATTTCTGACCGGAATAGCCCTTATCGCGTATCTTCATGTGAAAATACACGAATAAAGTCTGTTGCGGTCTGAAACCTTCAGCACACCccaagattcgagaagttctgggcagattcgaaggaaatCAGTCCGAGATTTAGAAAAAAGGGAGTGGGGTGGttatagggtgtgattttgggtagGGTCGGGGTAGGCGCCGCCACCAGAGGCTGGGGATTTAGGGGGGGCGGTCTCAGCTAGGGTTTTCTTTCAAAGCCAGATTCGAGCCGTTTTTGGTTGATTCGAGGGCGGGGGCTTGTAGATTCGGAGAGAGGAGAAGGATGGGGGTGTTTGGTGTAAGTTTGGTGGCGATTCACGGTGGCGCCGCCAGGGGAAGGCGGTGGAGTTTTGAGGCGGCTCCGTTAGGGTTAGGTCTGCGTGTCCTGGTGGGGTGCTGAGCAGAGGGGTTTTTAGGGTGGGGGAATGGATTTGGACATATAAATACTCCCCAAGCTTTAGTTCCGAGTCGTTCGATCAAGTGGGGATCAACTACTCAAATTGACACTGGTCGAAACGGCATTGTTTCGCTTGAAGGGGGATCCGGATCGGGTAGAGGCGAGTTTGGGCTGGAATTGTACAGATCTGGGGGTAATTGGGCTGTAGGAGATTTAATGGCACAAATCcgaatttccctttgtttttgaatcttttttcttttccaatttccaaattttttccttttcaaaattagaaataaaacctaaattaattattaaaactaatattatcctatcaaattgaactaattaaactctaaaaataattatcataactaattaaataccacattaaagaaagctgagaaaattcgagaaattaaaattaaagtgcaaaaatgaactatttttgtgatttttccattttataaaacactaaattaataattatttcaaacatgcaaaaaattaaatcctaaatgcaaatgcagcatattttgtttttttcattaattaacaaacgaaatgcacagacaaaaatgcaaataataaacaacaaatgccacaaaatccacaaaattgcatataatgaaacgaaattactttgttttgaatttatgagagtatttcatgtagggcaaaaatcacgtgctcacacctgtgggagtgcggactttgcaaaagctctatgtgatttgggggaaagtatcaacttgatgccctactcagtcttcaagactttgggtattgggcaatcgagggtgacttccatgagattgtaaatggcagatagaactatgaagagatcATTGGGTatcattgatgatgttcttgtccgggcggacaaatttatcttgctagctgattttgtgatcttggattttGAGGTACATTATGAGGTTCCAATCATAtggggaagacctttccttgctactgggaagaccttagttgatgtggaagcaggggaactcacgtTCCGgatgggtgatgagaaagtgataTTTTATGTgcgcaagtcaatgaagcagcccaacagttctgaggtGTGCTCCTTTGTAGATCTTGTCACGGCAGTAATAGTTGATGATAACAGttcaatgatcaatgtggaggaccctctagaggcagtattgttaaatcttgatgtaaatgaggatggaggccgagtggagtgcgtgaatgctttacatggaatgggttctaactcttatgagcctaggaaactctctttggatcttgagaataagaagactccaccaacaaaaccttcattcgaggaacctccggtgttggagtcgaagccattgcctccacaccttaggtatgaattcttaggccctagttcaactttgccagttattctttcctcttgtcttactaatatGTAGGTTGattccacattggcggtgcttcaaaactggaagaaggcaattgtatagaccttagctgatatttgggggataagccccgcattctatatgcacaagattattctggaagatgatgcaaagccctccttgtaACATCAGGCTAAATGAGGTAATGCAAGAagttgtaaaaaaggaggtgataaagtggttgtatgccggggttgtgtactccatctctgatagctcatggacttcgccggtgcaatgtgtgctgaaaaagggtggtatgaccgtggttacaaattcacagaatgagttgattccaacaaagctgtcaccggatggagggtatACATGAACtactgcaagttgaataaagtcacccacacggatcactttccattgccttttctagATCAGATGCTAGACCGACTTGTTGggtgtgccttctactgtttcttggatgggtattctgggtacaaccaaatcttgattgctctggaagattaggagaagaccaccttcacttgtccatatagCACCTTTgctttttctaggatgccttttgtgttgtgtaatgcactggctacatttcagcggtgtatgatggccattttcaccgacatgATGGAAGATATTttagaggtgttcatggacgactttagtgttgttggtgactcatttgatgaatgtttgaaaa
This sequence is a window from Nicotiana sylvestris chromosome 3, ASM39365v2, whole genome shotgun sequence. Protein-coding genes within it:
- the LOC138887330 gene encoding uncharacterized protein — translated: MADRTMKRSLGIIDDVLVRADKFILLADFVILDFEVHYEVPIIWGRPFLATGKTLVDVEAGELTFRMGDEKVIFYVRKSMKQPNSSEVCSFVDLVTAVIVDDNSSMINVEDPLEAVLLNLDVDSTLAVLQNWKKAIV